From the Lactuca sativa cultivar Salinas chromosome 9, Lsat_Salinas_v11, whole genome shotgun sequence genome, the window TTTAAGATGGTTAAAccactaaaaactaaaaaaaatcaacacaaaaaaatattaaaaacttaCAATGAAAATCAAAGATTGTTTTAATGCTACTAATCTAGTGAAAAATTCTAAGTCGTTTCTCCTTTTCTTGTTCCCCTTCTTTTTTGCGTGCGTCCGACGTAGAAAATAAACGTAATTCCATCTGTTCTGATCGTGATATGTGATGATCATCTCAAAACGGCGCCTCCTCTTTATATCTAAAACGTAATTAATTAGCTTCCAAATGATCAATAGTGGCTTGCTTTCAGATTGGGCTGCAACTTATCCTCATAGTGGACTGCATAAAATCATCTTTAATGGGCTACAATTGCTTCTCAACATTAGCTGAAGTTTGTCAGCTTTATATGGTATTATTGGGTTGCCAAAATTCTCAAATGGGCTTATGTTTTTTGCGCCGCATTTGCTGATTCTGGACAGATTGTTTGCTGCTGTTAAGGAGGTCAAAACATTTACAACAAAATGGTCTAAATCTGATTTCTACCCTTTAGATCAAAGATCTATGAGTTTGAGTTAGAAAGTCATCGGTAAAATTTCAGTTGAATCTCTCGATGTAATAACTTGATTAATACCATGTAGTACTACAAAATCTGAAAATTCATTTATATAGCTTCGTTTTTTGTTTGATCACGGATGTTGCAATGTGAttttaaactaattttttttgaaacgacAATAAACTTTAGCAATTTTCCCAAAAAGTACATAGCAATGTCTTAGACTACTGTCAAGTATGAGTTCCATGACAACATGGTGGTTATAATTCATTGTGCTACCTGCTCATTCCACATCAAAGGTGAAGGTAATTAGAAATATACTACCacacaaatattttatttttattttttcagctCTTTATTATTTATTAGATCATTTTATTGTTTGTCTTCAAGGAATTGATAAATGAAGAGGAGGAAGATGAAGTTACCACAACCTGAGAAGTTCAATAATTTGCTATTACCATCCAACATGTAATATACCTGTAAGAAGTAAACAAATACacaacaacattaataaaacataattttgGCCTTATAGAAATCAACTTCAAATGAAGAATGATATGCTTATGAAATCACGTTCAAATGATATTATGGACAAGCAAGATAATTCACGTTCAGATGTTACAAAAAGATGGAAAACAATTCTCTCGACAAAATAAATTAATTGTGATATTATAAACTTAAACATTATGTTAAGGATGTAATACCTTGTTATACCACAGAATGATGTGGTATAAATGTATTTATCATCAACTTCATTTGTACGGTTGTAAACAATATCCAAGATTACTTGTATGGTTGAAATTCCCATAATCTACAAAAGTACTTAAAACACTAATGACCTAATTAAacatatataatcaagcttcattacaaaaaaaagtcaaaaacctTGATTCCTGTAAGGTGCAAATCTTAAACCATTTCTTTGAACTCTAAGCAAGACTGATAGGTCCTCCACCAGACCACCACCACTCACATAACAATATACACCATCTTGATGAGCATCtgaataaaactaaaataatCATCTTATCCTTATATTCCAAAACACAAATTTTTGATAACATAAATACTAGAATAATCGATTAGGGAGGAGGGAGTCACTCCCTCCCAACCCACTGAACCCACTGCtacatcattttttttcttttatttttctttatcttTCCCAACCCATAATACACGGAAATCCTATCTTtctcaacccactcaattaaaaaaaaaaaatacaaaacaactaatgtataagttttaaaatacatGGTACAAGaaaaaatgagagagagagagagagagagagtagagagagatgaCGAAGTGGGTTAGTAAAACCAATTAAACAACCTGTTGAAACGGGAGTGGTACCGGCGgtaactctattgctaattaagattttagtttgattgttttgtattttttttaattgaatgggTTGAGTGAGTTAAAAAAGATAGAGTTTCCGTGTGTCATGAGTTGGAAAAGAtggagaaaaataaaagaaaaaaatgatgtGACAGTAGGTTCAATGGGTTGGGAGGGAATGACTCCATTCTCTCTTACCTGATTAGCAGGACTTAGGAGGGGATGAAAACGATCGGTAATCGAAAGATTAATCAACCATCACTGTTCTTTGAACTGTCGACTGTCTTCCCTTCTGTCGACTATCATCTCCTTTGCACTTGGGCCTGATTCATGaatgtaatattaaaaaaaataagctCCTAAAAAAAAACTGAGACCTGTGAATATTCTCTTCTTGCCCGTGCTTATCATTGGCCTTACAAAAAGATTTATTGATTTATGAAGGTTAgaaaaaaagtttttaaaaaaatatttggatTAGTTTTTATAGTTGCAAAAGTCAATaagttaataaattaaaagtgtttgatttaattttatcttttatctACTTTGTAAAACTAATAAGTCATAAGTTGTTTTAAGAAGTTCAAAATTATGACTTCTTAAAATCTCATTTTCAAAAAACTAAACAAAAAGAATGTttatctaaatattttttttaacttatttactttttaaaaaattaataggtTAAAATGTCAATTTTAGATGATCAGTAAAACGACCTCTAAGTTGGTGGTCTAAAGTGCTCAACAAATGTGAACACAAAGACTCTCACAAGAAAAGTCATGACAATCTCAATCGAAGAAGTCAGTCATACATAAGTCCACCATTtctttttttagggtttttcctttcaaTTGCTCAAATGAATTAGCTTTGAATTTGATCGTCAATTGACTCGTTTGCGTCCTTCAAACGAGTTGTATCCACTTCGTGCGAAATTGACCAGATAGCATTGCACAATTACAAATGGGGTTGAAGAAGACCGAAGACATTTCAAAATTCCAgtgtgaaaatgattgtgaaagAGGGCCCTcacatttcaaaatcaaaaccctGCACCGCTCCTATCACTTTCTCTCCCCCTTTCATTATAAATCAAATCCATGCCCTGATGATAATTGATAAACCCAAGAATTTGAAATAAAGTAATCTGTTTTCACATCTTGATTCTCTCTAAGGATCAATGGAGCGCGATGAATCGAGACTCGGAGCTCCAGGGGTGGTGTTGAAAGGAGTTCCGGCGTACGGCGGCAGATACATACATTACAATGTACTTGGAAACCTGTTTGAGGTTTCTTCTAAGTACGTTCCTCCGATTCAGCCTGTTGGCCGTGGTGCTTACGGCATCGTTTGGTAATTAATCACCCCCAAATTCTATCTGCATCATCATAAACTTTTGAGCTTCcagttttattgaaatttcatgtCATTTAATTATTACGAACAAAAGCTGGCTTACGTCTAAAATTAGAAACTTCTCCTCTTCGATCAATGCTTAATTAGTCGATTTATTGGAGTTGAAGCTTTTCTCCCTTTTTCTACCTTTTTATTTGCTCTTAATCATGTAATATTGCGATCTACATGTACATAAAAGGCCAAAATTCGTCAGTATTACGTGGTTTTCAACTGAGATTCCTTTAGAAACACTGATCGAAGCAATCCCGACCTAAAATTTTGATGTCACCACTTGCTTCCTGCAGTTGTGCTAAAAACTATGAAACAAAAGAAGAGGTTGCAATCAAGAAAATTGGAAACGCATTTGATAACAGGATTGATGCTAAGAGAACTTTACGTGAAATCAAACTCCTCTGCCATATGGATCACGAGAATGTATACACACAATCTTACATCGattatcatcttcttcttccacaaaCTTTCTGTATCTTGTACCCTTTGACACATGATTATGTCTCACAATATTTTGCAGATTGTCAAGATTAAAGACATCATAAGGCCACCAGAGAAAGACAAGTTCAATGATGTGTATATTGTGTATGAATTAATGGACACTGATCTGCATCAGATTATCCGTTCTTCTCAATCACTAACAGATGACCACTGTCAGGTAAGATTATCATAACATATCATTTTAAAttgtaaattttaaatttctattGAAAGTTGAAACTGATAATATGTTTGTTTCAGTATTTTCTGTATCAGTTATTACGTCGATTGAAATACATACATTCAGCAAACGTATTACACCGTGATCTAAAACCAAGCAACTTGCTTCTTGATTCCAATTGTGACCTAAAAATTTGTGATTTTGGGCTTGCAAGAACAACATCTGAAACAGATTTCATGACTGAATATGTTGTGACAAGATGGTATAGAGCCCCTGAATTGTTGCTGAATTGTTCAGAGTATACTGCAGCCATTGATGTCTGGTCTGTTGGTTGCATTTTAATGGAGATTCTTCTAAGGGAACCTCTCTTTCCTGGAAAAGATTATGTTCAGCAGTTGTCACTCATCACCGAGGTAACCATTTACTCATTTACCAATATGCCCTTGTTGATTTTGAGCTAATACTTTGCATTTTGCAAATAATTTACTACTGATTAAATGATGACTCAAGAAAGTCAAACTGTGGACACTTTTTGAAACAACATTTACCTAAATGAGACAAATCAGAAAGTACATTGCAATTTAATGatcatatatatatttatttattttaaacagcTTTTAGGTTCTCCAGATGATTCGGATCTTGGATTTCTTAGGAGTGATAATGCACGTAGATATGTTAAACAGCTTCCTCATGTCCCAAAGAAGACTTTTCAACAAAAGTTTCCAAATGTGTCTCCAGTGGCAATGGACTTAGCTCAAAGAATGTTGGTTTTTGATCCTTCTAAACGCATAACTGGTAAGTCTTTCTCTTTATTTGGAAATCaggaaattacatttttggtccttgaagATATGtgattttttcaattttggtGCAAAAATCAGCTAAACTCGGGGACCAAAAATAGTAATTTTACTTGGAACAAGGACCAAAAAACGTTACAAACTCGAATAAGGACCAAAACTTAAAGAAAACTTTTTTGGGACCAAAACTGCAAAAATCGGCTATACTCAAGGACCGGAAATGTAATTTACAATATTAAGAGTGGGTCCCGGTCCTACCTTGTTTGACTTATTGGTGGTGATAAAAAAAATGCAACTTTTGTCCCATCAGTCTCGGTCTAATTTAGAAAagtattaaattaaataaaaaaattaaaatacaaaGGGCAAAGTcatcatttaaaaaaatattcaaaataaaagagttGGACCGATGGTGATTGTCCAAAACGTTTTGGACTAAAGTGGCAATTTTCGACGTACcagagggaccatttttgcaattttgtattttgtaaactTAAGAGTTGgatgatattttgatatgttgttaataataatagttgATGAAGCGTTAAACCATCCAATGGTGAGAAGTCTCCATGAAATCAATGAGGAGCCTACGTGTCAATCTCCTTTTGTGTTTGATTTTGAGCAAGCGTCTTTAAGTGAGGAAGAAGTGAAGGAACTCATTTGGAAAGAGTCTTTGAAATTCAACCCGGATAAGATCATCATAACATGATGGTTTTTTGGGTTCATTTTATTATGTGTTTtgcttgtttttatttttttttgtttgtatcAATGAATTCTTTGACATATATTTTGTTGGGTGATTAAAAAATAAAGTCCCATAGTTATATATAATCTAACGTTTAATAGTACTTTTGTTTGTTAATTCATAGGGTTTTGTTTTCATTTGGATTAAATCTTCTGATTGGATATGGAATTTTGTTGGATAAAGGAAGTTGTTTGGACTTTGGAGTAAGTGATAAATAAATAATTGTTGTTTATCTGTCGAATGATGGAACGTTGTTTGGAGTATGTGATGAATAAAAATGTTAGTATAATTTATTAACTAAATTATATAGAGTTCAAGTTTTTAAATTAAAGTTTTCTGAAACAGGGATTGGATATTAAGGAAAACAATTAACAAAATCTATTGTTATCTTTTTACGTTgtatcataaaaaaaatatttaaaatatgaaATCAATTAATAAACATTTGAAATAAATTATGTATGGAACTTCTAAATATCATTTTGAAGGAATGTGGCTTTTCATTTGGAAGAAAGGGTTTTGGTGTTGGAGTATGCGAAGGTCCCACACGGCATCTGTTATCTGGCAACCATATCTCACAAGCATTACTCCACAGTCCACACACCataaggctagagaagagagtgTCAAGTGTCGACCTCCCATCCCTCTAAACTAACAGTTTAACCTATATGTGTGCTATGTTGCTAGATTATGTTTACATCCATAAATTAACTTATAAGCTATTAACTTCATTATACTATATAATATTTGGTAAGATTACTAAATTAACTAATAAACTAACTTCTTATAAAGAACTTGAGATAACTTATTAATAAGCGGACATTTTTGAATAAATTTTCGAATATACTTTTATACATTAGTTTTTAATTATGTATCTAAATGTTTTTATGTCATTTGATATTTCTTATCCAGCTTATCATTTAGATTTTACCAAACATTACTATTTTACAAGCTAGCTTTAAGTTATTAAATAGTTTGTTAGACAAAACTAACTTTCCAATTAGTACAACCAAAACCCATACTACCATAACGAGCATTTTTTAGTTCAAATGTTTTAATCGTTGTCAAACACGCTCAAAATATTTTGTAAAcaaatatgaatatgaatttgcTCAAAATATTTTGTAAACAAATATGAATATGAATTGATAAGTAGTATTGATATTAATTGATACTGATTTATAGATTATATCATCGATGACATTCTTTGTTATGTTAAATTAATCTTTTAGTAACTTTATTaaacaaaattatatatttttttttcatagatCCTTGGTTTTATAGGAAATTAGGTAAATGTTTGTTTGTTGCGCACTTATACATAATACAATTATActattaaaatatttttaaagatGACACATCATTTTAATGACCTGTAATTATGGGTTACACATGATAAAAGTTAAATATAAGTAACACGAAAATTTCATCCAAAATTCTAGCAGCCACTGTAAAAAGATGATCAAGACCTGCAGTTCACGAATCGGACATAAAACCAACGGGACATATATACCCCTACTCAACATATTAATATGCATGAGAATTGTTgaaaatttagtataaatatttatttttttactaactttggacatatataaatatatacatatgttgtatatataatTAACTCTAAATGAGTTTGTGTTCTCCGTGAGAACATTGAAACGATATATTATATGTTCAAAATGGAGTATATGTGAATGAGATATCGATACTCAAAATAAATTTAGCAAAAGGGATGAATGTTTGAATGAGTCCCACATTGGTAGAAAGATCAAACTCAACAAGGTTTATAAGCTTGAATGCATGAAAGACATACAAGATTGTCTCTA encodes:
- the LOC111882592 gene encoding mitogen-activated protein kinase homolog NTF6 isoform X2, yielding MERDESRLGAPGVVLKGVPAYGGRYIHYNVLGNLFEVSSKYVPPIQPVGRGAYGIVCCAKNYETKEEVAIKKIGNAFDNRIDAKRTLREIKLLCHMDHENIVKIKDIIRPPEKDKFNDVYIVYELMDTDLHQIIRSSQSLTDDHCQYFLYQLLRRLKYIHSANVLHRDLKPSNLLLDSNCDLKICDFGLARTTSETDFMTEYVVTRWYRAPELLLNCSEYTAAIDVWSVGCILMEILLREPLFPGKDYVQQLSLITEVLQMIRILDFLGVIMHVDMLNSFLMSQRRLFNKSFQMCLQWQWT
- the LOC111882592 gene encoding mitogen-activated protein kinase homolog NTF6 isoform X1, whose amino-acid sequence is MERDESRLGAPGVVLKGVPAYGGRYIHYNVLGNLFEVSSKYVPPIQPVGRGAYGIVCCAKNYETKEEVAIKKIGNAFDNRIDAKRTLREIKLLCHMDHENIVKIKDIIRPPEKDKFNDVYIVYELMDTDLHQIIRSSQSLTDDHCQYFLYQLLRRLKYIHSANVLHRDLKPSNLLLDSNCDLKICDFGLARTTSETDFMTEYVVTRWYRAPELLLNCSEYTAAIDVWSVGCILMEILLREPLFPGKDYVQQLSLITELLGSPDDSDLGFLRSDNARRYVKQLPHVPKKTFQQKFPNVSPVAMDLAQRMLVFDPSKRITVDEALNHPMVRSLHEINEEPTCQSPFVFDFEQASLSEEEVKELIWKESLKFNPDKIIIT